A section of the Nerophis ophidion isolate RoL-2023_Sa linkage group LG16, RoL_Noph_v1.0, whole genome shotgun sequence genome encodes:
- the cxxc1b gene encoding CXXC-type zinc finger protein 1b — protein sequence MESEASDIDPAPGPESGSMDVENAPLYCICRKSHINGFMIGCDNCNEWFHGNCINITEKMAKAIREWYCMSCRDENPFLEIKYRKEKKNREREPDSDRTERQYSTPSTPDYRSERRRGSKVKRSVRMCGECEPCRRTEDCAQCDFCKDMKKFGGPNKIRQKCRFRQCEVRARKMLRVKEEEMSLRERRDNYHHRRRRYSEDYDSEVDLYRQYKAAGINNNMAWGTDDDDDEPPFSSVVRKKAVKVKHVKRREKKFDKKKESRRHKQKQKHRDRNRHSERGDVRDHGGRRQCLGPNCVTSAKVNSKYCSEECGMKLAANRIYEILPQRIQQWQQSPCIAEEHGKKQLERIRREQQNARLRLTEMERRFHELEGIIAKAKQQVVQQDEEVNEGDGEDTDLQIFCVSCSHPVNPKVALRHMERCYAKYESQTSFGSMYPTRIEGATRLFCDVYNPQSKTYCKRLQVLCPEHSRDPKISVDEVCGCPLVKNVFELTGEYCRVSKRKCNKHYNWEKLRRAEVDLERVRVWYKLDELFEQERNVRTAMTNRAGLLALMLHQTIQHDPLTTDLRCNKDR from the exons ATG GAAAGCGAAGCATCTGACATAGATCCTGCACCCGGACCAGAATCCGGCAGTATGGATGTGGAGAATGCACCACTGTATTGCATTTGCAGAAAATCGCACATCAATGGTTTCATgat TGGCTGTGATAACTGCAACGAGTGGTTCCATGGCAACTGTATCAATATCACGGAGAAGATGGCCAAGGCTATCCGGGAGTGGTACTGCATGAGCTGCAGAG ATGAAAACCCATTCCTGGAAATAAAGTATAGAAAAGAGAAGAAGAACAGAGAGAGGGAACCGGACTCTGATAGGACGGAACGACAGTACAGCACCCCAAGCACTCCAGACTACAGGAGTGAAAGGCGGCGTGGATCAAAA GTGAAGCGTTCTGTTCGAATGTGTGGTGAATGTGAGCCATGCCGAAGGACGGAGGACTGTGCCCAGTGTGACTTCTGTAAAGACATGAAGAAGTTCGGGGGTCCCAATAAAATAAGGCAGAAATGCAGATTTAGGCAATGTGAAGTCCGAGCAAGG AAAATGCTACGTGTGAAAGAAGAGGAAATGTCTTTACGAGAGAGAAGGGACAACTACCACCACAGACGCAGACGCTACTCTGAAGACTACGACAGCGAGGTTGATCTCTACCGCCAATACAAAGCAGCGGGGATCAACAACAACATG GCGTGGGGGactgacgacgacgacgacgagccACCTTTTAGTTCTGTCGTGCGAAAGAAAGCCGTGAAGGTGAAACATGTCAAAAGACGAGAAAAGAAGTTTGACAAGAAA AAAGAGTCCCGGCGCCACAAGCAGAAGCAGAAGCACCGAGACAGAAATCGACACAGTGAGAGGGGCGATGTGCGCGATCATGGAGGGCGACGTCAGTGTCTTGGGCCAAACTGCGTTACGTCTGCAAAAGTCAACTCCAAATACTGCTCCGAGGAATGTGGCATGAAGTTAGCTGCCAA TCGAATTTATGAAATCCTCCCCCAGAGGATCCAGCAATGGCAGCAGAGTCCCTGCATTGCAGAGGAGCACGGGAAGAAGCAACTGGAGCGCATTCGCAGGGAGCAGCAGAACGCACGCTTGCGTCTCACCGAAATGGAGCGCCGCTTCCACGAGCTGGAAGGCATCATCGCCAAGGCCAAGCAGCAGGTGGTGCAGCAAGACGAGGAG GTGAATGAAGGGGATGGTGAAGACACAGACCTCCAAATTTTTTGCGTGTCCTGCAGCCATCCTGTCAATCCAAAAGTGGCACTGAGACATATGGAGAGATGCTATGCAAAG TACGAGAGTCAGACCTCCTTTGGTTCCATGTATCCTACAAGAATCGAAGG AGCAACCAGACTTTTCTGTGACGTGTACAATCCCCAAAGCAAAACGTACTGCAAGAGGCTTCAAGTTTTGTGTCCAGAACATTCCAGAGACCCTAAG ATTTCTGTGGACGAGGTGTGTGGTTGTCCCTTGGTGAAAAACGTCTTCGAGTTGACAGGAGAATACTGCAGAGTTTCCAAAcggaaatgcaacaaacattacAACTGGGAAAAGCTCAGGAGGGCTGAAGTGGATTTGGAGCGAGTCCGAGTG TGGTACAAGTTGGACGAGCTCTTTGAACAAGAACGGAATGTCAGGACTGCTATGACCAACAGAGCCGGTCTACTGGCACTGATGCTGCACCAAACCATTCAACACGATCCCTTGACGACTGATCTTCGTTGTAACAAGGATAGATAG